In Aedes albopictus strain Foshan chromosome 3, AalbF5, whole genome shotgun sequence, the following are encoded in one genomic region:
- the LOC134290419 gene encoding uncharacterized protein LOC134290419, producing the protein MVVSKQVYTEAAVRAVVAGDGSKGSGYTSEHRRRKEKIESQYDKRSKLLYLGGSDLRDIYDNLPDTANVPHVVKDPPYYEVAIAKLDAHFEPFRRRTYERHQFRQISQNPSERFSDFLLRLRAQVKRCEYDSPDEMILDQIVERCASSKLKQKMLKRDMTLEEVEALGTSLEESEKKLREFGGRSEVQKVNSWGSGKVQPRRSQVANRWGQTMQNRVGEATKMNSSAPFQRSGFRSDPVCFACGRRGHVKGAEICPARQAACMRCRNIGHFARQCQKRPNSGPVPGVPAKRVRLIEGHSQEDKKDEFIFYAMGNNTFRFAVGGVEIPMTIDSGAAANIVDKETWKEMKEAGIKVWDMTTQIDKHFTCYASESPMKILGSFMSTIEGGGKQTVAKFYVAEKGQQCLLGDDTAKRLQVLKVGFDIGNISNEPAKEFPKFKGVVVKIPIDQSVQPVQQAYRCAPYALEDKVEEKLRLLLAQGIIEKVRGPSPWVSPMVPVLKESGDVRLCIDMRRANQAVLRETHPLPLVDELLGSVSGAVVFSKIDIKDAYHQIEISEQSRPITTFVTKNGLYRFKRLMFGISCAPEIFQKTMENILAGLEGIIVYLDDVVLFGATEKEHNERLQALRERLDEYGILLNHDKCVYNVEEVVVLGHVLNKNEIRPTEHRMAAIRCFREPKNVSELRSFLGLVTYVGRFILHLATKTEPLRQLLRGGAVFRWEDKHREAFKEIKEAISDIGYLGFFNKEDTTKLIADASPDVTGVVPSALMFGRILRDKLPSVQESTDLLTESIRDRDWEKKVTTAESEDKRRRAKSNDLKEGDIVVAKRIAKDNKLSSNFGHEQFEIVKRSGTDAELKSLETGKKYHRNVTHLKQVNRGAEPHEDDTSFEELSSDITESLVPSNEATRPRERREQKQPSYLRDYITAIECNDK; encoded by the exons ATGGTTGTGTCCAAGCAAGTGTATACAGAAGCAGCGGTACGAGCGGTGGTAGCTGGTGACGGCTCGAAAGGCAGTGGGTACACGAGTGAGCATCGGCGGCGCAAG GAAAAGATCGAATCTCAGTACGATAAAAGATCGAAGTTGCTTTATTTGGGCGGCTCCGATTTGAGGGACATTTACGATAATTTACCAGATACGGCAAATGTACCCCACGTGGTGAAAGACCCACCGTATTACGAAGTTGCCATAGCTAAACTCGATGCTCATTTCGAACCATTTCGCCGGCGGACTTACGAACGCCACCAATTCAGACAGATATCGCAGAATCCATCAGAGCGTTTCTCGGATTTCTTGTTGAGACTTCGAGCTCAAGTCAAACGCTGTGAATACGATAGTCCGGATGAGATGATTCTGGACCAAATCGTTGAGAGGTGTGCGTCCAGTAAGTTGAAACAGAAAATGTTGAAGCGAGATATGACTTTGGAGGAGGTCGAAGCATTGGGCACAAGTCTTGAGGAAAGCGAGAAGAAGCTAAGAGAGTTCGGAGGGAGAAGCGAAGTTCAGAAAGTAAACAGCTGGGGATCTGGTAAAGTACAGCCGAGAAGAAGCCAGGTGGCTAATCGTTGGGGTCAGACGATGCAGAATAGAGTTGGGGAGGCCACGAAGATGAACAGCAGTGCTCCTTTTCAGCGGAGCGGATTCCGTTCTGATCCCGTCTGCTTTGCCTGTGGACGACGAGGGCATGTAAAAGGAGCGGAGATCTGTCCGGCCAGGCAAGCAGCATGTATGAGATGCAGGAATATCGGACATTTTGCCAGGCAGTGTCAGAAACGCCCGAATTCCGGACCAGTACCTGGAGTTCCAGCCAAACGTGTAAGGTTGATTGAAGGACATAGTCAGGAAGACAAGAAGGACGAATTCATTTTTTATGCAATGGGCAACAATACCTTCAGGTTCGCGGTTGGTGGCGTTGAAATTCCAATGACAATCGATTCAGGAGCTGCTGCCAACATCGTGGATAAGGAGACTTGGAAGGAGATGAAAGAGGCAGGCATCAAGGTATGGGACATGACTACTCAAATTGACAAACACTTCACCTGTTATGCGTCGGAATCACCAATGAAGATCCTGGGGAGTTTCATGTCTACCATCGAAGGGGGAGGTAAGCAAACGGTGGCAAAATTCTACGTAGCTGAAAAGGGCCAGCAATGTCTGCTTGGGGACGATACGGCAAAGCGTCTACAGGTTCTTAAGGTTGGGTTTGATATTGGTAACATTTCGAACGAACCAGCCAAAGAGTTTCCCAAGTTCAAGGGCGTTGTAGTGAAAATTCCCATAGATCAGTCTGTTCAGCCTGTGCAACAAGCGTACCGCTGCGCCCCGTATGCACTTGAGGACAAAGTTGAGGAGAAACTAAGACTGTTGCTGGCGCAGGGGATTATAGAAAAAGTAAGAGGACCCTCTCCATGGGTCTCACCAATGGTCCCGGTGCTAAAAGAGTCAGGAGATGTGCGCTTATGTATTGATATGAGACGAGCTAACCAGGCAGTGTTGCGCGAAACACATCCACTACCCTTGGTGGATGAGCTGTTGGGATCTGTCAGCGGAGCGGTGGTTTTTTCCAAGATAGACATCAAAGATGCCTATCATCAGAttgaaatttctgagcaatcaCGGCCAATAACTACATTCGTGACGAAGAACGGACTTTACAG ATTCAAGAGGCTCATGTTTGGAATCAGCTGTGctccggagatattccagaaaaCCATGGAGAACATTTTGGCAggtttggaggggatcattgtgTACCTAGATGACGTAGTTCTTTTTGGGGCAACGGAAAAAGAACACAATGAGAGACTTCAGGCACTACGCGAACGTCTGGATGAGTACGGAATACTCCTAAATCACGACAAGTGTGTTTACAACGTGGAAGAGGTTGTTGTGCTTGGCCACGTTTTGAATAAAAACGAGATAAGGCCAACAGAACATCGAATGGCAGCCATCAGGTGTTTCCGGGAGCCCAAAAATGTGTCCGAGCTAAGGAGCTTTTTAGGACTAGTAACATATGTTGGTCGTTTCATTCTGCACTTGGCAACCAAAACCGAACCACTAAGGCAATTACTTCGAGGTGGTGCGGTGTTTCGTTGGGAAGACAAGCATCGCGAAGCGTTCAAGGAAATCAAAGAAGCTATTTCGGATATTGGATACTTGGGGTTTTTCAACAAGGAAGATACAACTAAGCTGATAGCGGATGCCAGTCCAGATG TCACAGGCGTAGTACCATCGGCATTGATGTTTGGACGAATACTGAGGGACAAATTGCCTAGCGTACAAGAGTCAACGGATCTGCTGACAGAAAGTATTCGAGATCGTGATTGGGAGAAAAAGGTGACAACGGCAGAATCAGAAGATAAGAGACGACGCGCGAAGTCTAATGATTTGAAAGAAGGGGACATTGTGGTGGCCAAGAGGATAGCAAAGGATAACAAACTTTCTAGCAATTTCGGCCATGAACAGTTCGAAATAGTCAAGCGGTCGGGTACGGATGCAGAGCTTAAATCTTTGGAAACAGGAAAGAAATACCACAGAAATGTAACACACCTGAAGCAAGTCAATAGAGGAGCAGAACCACACGAAGATGACACGTCATTTGAAGAGCTTTCAAGCGACATTACGGAATCGTTGGTGCCGTCAAACGAAGCAACAAGACCCCGCGAAAGGAGAGAACAAAAGCAACCCAGCTACTTGCGAGACTACATCACAGCGATAGAATGCAACGATAAGTAA